The following coding sequences lie in one Musa acuminata AAA Group cultivar baxijiao chromosome BXJ3-1, Cavendish_Baxijiao_AAA, whole genome shotgun sequence genomic window:
- the LOC135629357 gene encoding probable protein phosphatase 2C 60 yields MLAALMNILKACWQPAVGGHVHTGSDVVGRQDGLLWYKDSGQHINGEFSMAVIQANSLLEDQSQIESGPLSLLESGPYGTFVGVYDGHGGPETSCYINNHLFQHLKRFAAEQQSMSAEVIRKAYQATEEGFLSLVTKQWPIKPQIAAVGSCCLVGVISGGLIYTANLGDSRVVLGKLVKATGKVLAVQLSAEHNAGIESVRQELQSMHPEDKQVVVLKHNVWRVKGLIQITRSIGDVYLKKAEFNREPLYAKFRLREPFKKPILSAEPSISVQPMQPQDLFLIFASDGLWEHLSNQEAVDIVHNNPHSGIARRLIKAALREAAKKREMRYSDLNKIDRGVRRHFHDDITVIVVFLNADHVSGASSLKGPTLSMRGGGINLPAHSLAPCTTPTGPCAT; encoded by the exons ATGTTAGCGGCCTTGATGAACATACTGAAGGCCTGCTGGCAACCGGCGGTGGGTGGACATGTCCACACAGGCTCCGATGTTGTAGGCCGGCAGGATGGTCTTCTATGGTACAAGGACAGTGGCCAGCACATAAACGGGGAGTTCTCCATGGCTGTCATCCAAGCAAACAGCTTGCTTGAGGACCAGAGCCAGATCGAATCTGGACCACTGAGCTTGCTTGAGTCAGGGCCTTATGGTACCTTTGTCGGTGTATATGATGGTCATGGGGGCCCTGAAACCTCCTGTTATATCAATAATCATCTTTTTCAGCATCTTAAGC GATTTGCAGCTGAACAGCAGTCCATGTCAGCTGAAGTAATACGGAAGGCATACCAAGCTACTGAAGAAGGTTTCCTCTCTCTGGTTACCAAGCAATGGCCTATAAAGCCTCAGATTGCAGCTGTAGGCTCATGCTGTCTTGTTGGAGTAATCAGTGGTGGTTTGATATATACAGCTAATCTCGGGGACTCCCGTGTTGTTCTTGGGAAACTTGTTAAAGCAACTGGCAAAGTTTTGGCTGTCCAGTTATCAGCAGAACACAATGCTGGAATTGAATCTGTGAGACAAGAGTTGCAGTCAATGCACCCAGAAGATAAACAAGTTGTTGTTTTGAAGCATAATGTTTGGAGGGTGAAGGGTCTAATCCAG ATCACTAGGTCGATTGGCGATGTATACCTAAAGAAGGCAGAATTTAACCGGGAGCCACTGTATGCAAAGTTTCGTCTTCGTGAGCCTTTCAAAAAGCCTATACTCAGTGCGGAACCATCGATTTCTGTGCAACCAATGCAACCACAGGATCTGTTTCTTATATTTGCATCTGATGGGCTCTGGGAGCATCTTAGCAACCAAGAAGCTGTGGATATTGTTCATAACAATCCTCACAGT GGGATTGCTCGTCGGTTGATCAAAGCTGCACTCCGAGAAGCAGCAAAGAAGCGGGAGATGAGATACTCCGATCTCAACAAGATCGATCGTGGGGTTCGCCGCCACTTCCATGACGACATAACGGTCATCGTAGTCTTCCTCAATGCTGACCATGTAAGCGGGGCCAGCTCACTCAAGGGCCCCACTCTGTCGATGAGAGGGGGTGGGATCAACTTGCCTGCCCACTCTCTTGCCCCTTGTACAACACCCACAGGGCCCTGTGCCACCTGA
- the LOC135629358 gene encoding uncharacterized protein LOC135629358, with product MESVAASPAIASSPSSFSFFSRKRSARRRQSLLPIASKNWGDDADLNSDSESTSLVPFLGNRAPISPLPKDTAMGLVLSAAAGRGWTTGSGMEGPPIPADSDSADQTVLTFPWSLYTRSPRRRMRVAFTCNICGQRTTRAINPHAYTDGTVFVQCCGCNVFHKLVDNLNLFHEMKCYVNPSFLYKGDMPFNHIDADDDQDIFPFL from the exons ATGGAGTCCGTCGCGGCATCGCCTGCGATCGCCTCGTCGccgtcttccttctccttcttctctcgcAAGAGAAGCGCCCGTAGACGCCAATCGCTCCTCCCGATCGCCTCCAAGA ATTGGGGAGATGATGCTGATCTCAATTCGGACTCCGAGAGCACGAGTCTCGTTCCTTTCCTCGGCAATCGCGCTCCCATTTCCCCGCTTCCCAAG GATACGGCTATGGGCTTGGTTTTAAGCGCGGCAGCTGGAAGAGGGTGGACGACGGGATCGGGAATGGAAGGCCCTCCGATCCCCGCCGACTCCGATTCCGCTGATCAGACGGTTCTCACGTTCCCCTGGTCCCTCTACACCCGATCTCCGCGACGTCGAATGCGCGTGGCCTTTACCTGCAACATCTGTGGCCAGCGGACCACTCGTGCCATCAATCCTCATGCGTATACGGACGGCACCGTGTTTGTTCAG TGTTGCGGCTGCAATGTGTTCCATAAATTGGTGGACAATCTGAATCTGTTCCACGAGATGAAATGTTACGTGAACCCTAGTTTCCTCTACAAAGGAGACATGCCGTTCAATCACATTGATGCAGATGATGATCAGGACATCTTTCCCTTCTTATGA